A genomic stretch from Campylobacter lari subsp. concheus includes:
- a CDS encoding amino acid ABC transporter permease — protein sequence MDFDFLIKFSPMFIQASWLTLKLAIYGVFFSFLVGLFCVGVSYFKFYFLNAVCKIYIEFSRNTPLLIQLFFLYYALPEFGIHLSSFVCAVIGLSFLGGSYMAESLRAGMEAVKKQQYESGLSLGLNKWQNFRYIVMPQALGIAMPSISANIIFLLKETSVVSIIALADLVYVAKDLIGLYYKSNEALFALVLCYLILILPLSLVLNRIEKRLNYV from the coding sequence ATGGATTTTGATTTTTTAATCAAGTTTAGCCCTATGTTTATACAAGCTTCTTGGCTTACTTTAAAACTTGCTATTTATGGAGTATTTTTTTCATTTTTAGTAGGTTTGTTTTGTGTGGGAGTAAGTTATTTTAAATTTTATTTTTTAAATGCAGTCTGTAAAATTTACATAGAATTTTCAAGAAACACACCTTTATTAATCCAACTTTTCTTTTTATATTATGCTTTGCCTGAGTTTGGGATACACCTTAGCTCTTTTGTTTGTGCTGTGATAGGACTTAGCTTTTTAGGTGGTTCTTATATGGCTGAGAGCTTAAGAGCGGGTATGGAAGCAGTGAAAAAACAACAATACGAATCAGGACTTTCTTTGGGTTTGAATAAATGGCAAAATTTCCGTTATATTGTTATGCCTCAAGCTTTGGGTATAGCTATGCCAAGCATTAGTGCAAATATCATTTTTTTACTAAAAGAAACTTCAGTAGTAAGCATTATTGCTTTAGCAGATTTAGTATATGTGGCTAAAGATCTTATAGGACTTTATTATAAAAGCAATGAAGCATTATTTGCTTTGGTGCTTTGTTATTTGATTTTGATTTTACCTTTATCTTTAGTGTTAAACCGTATAGAAAAAAGGTTAAACTATGTTTGA
- a CDS encoding amino acid ABC transporter permease: MFEILNQDTFFRLAQGLKVTLELSLISVLISLIGGIFFGILMHSKNKILYVFCRFMLEFVRIMPLIVWLFIVHFGLAKWFGWHLSALGSSIIVFSIWGVFEMMDLVRSSLASIPKHQYESGLSLGFNKFEVYLFIIIPLSLRRLLPMSINLFTRIIKSTSVIYLIGGIELIKVGQQVIELNLFQNSYAAFVIYGLILLIYFILCYPLSVYSKFLEKKWS, encoded by the coding sequence ATGTTTGAAATTTTAAATCAAGATACCTTTTTTAGACTAGCACAAGGTTTAAAGGTTACTTTAGAACTTTCGTTAATTAGTGTTTTGATTTCACTCATAGGAGGAATATTTTTTGGAATTTTAATGCATTCTAAAAATAAAATCCTTTATGTTTTTTGTCGTTTTATGCTCGAGTTTGTGCGTATTATGCCTTTGATTGTTTGGCTTTTTATAGTGCATTTTGGCTTGGCGAAATGGTTTGGATGGCATTTGAGTGCTTTGGGTTCAAGTATTATTGTTTTTAGTATTTGGGGTGTGTTTGAGATGATGGATTTAGTTAGATCATCTTTGGCAAGCATACCAAAACACCAGTATGAATCAGGACTTTCACTAGGTTTTAATAAATTTGAAGTTTATCTTTTTATCATCATACCTTTATCTTTAAGAAGATTGTTACCAATGAGTATTAATCTTTTTACAAGAATTATTAAAAGCACTTCAGTGATTTATCTAATCGGCGGTATAGAACTTATTAAAGTAGGTCAACAAGTGATTGAGCTAAATTTATTTCAAAATTCTTACGCAGCTTTTGTGATTTATGGTTTGATTTTACTGATTTATTTTATACTTTGTTATCCTTTGTCGGTATACTCAAAGTTTTTAGAGAAAAAATGGAGCTAA
- a CDS encoding amino acid ABC transporter ATP-binding protein produces the protein MSILKIQNLQKYYDDHHVLKDINLEVNQKEVVVILGPSGCGKSTFLRCINGLEEMADGAIFVDDEKIDKNYKKWTQIRQKIGMVFQSYELFDHLNVEQNILLGPLKVQKRKKGEVLEEAKYWLDRVGLLHKLKAYPKELSGGQKQRIAIVRSLCMNPEIMLFDEVTAALDPEIVREVLDVILNLAKDGMTMLIVTHEMGFARAVADKIVFMDDGKIVEISKPDEFFENPKTDRAKKFLNLFDFHR, from the coding sequence ATGAGCATTTTAAAAATACAAAATTTACAAAAATATTATGACGATCATCATGTTTTAAAAGATATAAATTTAGAAGTAAATCAAAAAGAAGTAGTGGTTATACTAGGTCCAAGTGGTTGTGGGAAATCTACATTTTTAAGATGTATTAATGGCTTAGAAGAAATGGCTGATGGAGCTATTTTTGTAGATGATGAAAAAATTGATAAAAATTATAAAAAATGGACTCAAATTCGCCAGAAAATAGGCATGGTATTTCAATCATATGAACTTTTTGATCATTTAAATGTGGAGCAAAATATACTCTTAGGGCCTTTAAAGGTGCAAAAAAGAAAAAAAGGAGAGGTTTTAGAAGAAGCAAAATACTGGCTTGATAGAGTAGGGCTTTTGCATAAATTAAAAGCTTATCCTAAAGAGTTAAGTGGCGGACAAAAACAACGTATAGCCATAGTTAGAAGTCTTTGTATGAATCCTGAGATCATGCTTTTTGATGAAGTTACAGCAGCACTTGATCCTGAAATAGTGCGCGAGGTTTTAGATGTGATTTTAAATTTAGCAAAAGATGGTATGACTATGCTTATAGTTACGCATGAAATGGGTTTTGCAAGGGCGGTTGCTGATAAAATAGTTTTTATGGATGATGGAAAAATAGTAGAAATTTCAAAACCTGATGAATTTTTTGAAAATCCAAAGACAGATCGTGCGAAGAAATTTCTCAATTTGTTTGATTTTCATCGCTAA
- a CDS encoding cysteine ABC transporter substrate-binding protein, whose amino-acid sequence MKKIFLLSFLMALFFSACSNSSSNENSLEKIKQQGVIRIGVFGDKPPFGYLDAQGKNQGYDVYFAKRIAKELLGDESKVQFVLVEAANRVEFLESNKVDLILANFTKTPEREAVVDFALPYMKVALGVVAPKGSDIKTIDDLKNKTLILNKGTTADAYFTKNMPEIKSIKFDQNTETFAALIGKRGDALSHDNALLFAWTKENPNFEVVIKELGNHDVIAPAVKKGDEAMLKFINDLIIKLQNEQFFHKAYDETLKPFFSDDIKADDVIIEGGKI is encoded by the coding sequence ATGAAAAAGATTTTTCTTTTATCGTTTTTAATGGCACTTTTTTTTAGCGCCTGCTCAAATTCAAGTTCTAATGAAAATTCCTTAGAAAAAATCAAACAACAAGGTGTAATTCGCATAGGTGTTTTTGGTGATAAACCTCCATTTGGTTACCTAGATGCTCAAGGGAAAAATCAAGGCTATGATGTATATTTTGCTAAACGTATAGCAAAAGAACTTTTAGGGGATGAATCTAAAGTACAATTTGTTTTAGTCGAAGCAGCAAATAGGGTGGAGTTTTTAGAGTCAAATAAAGTAGATTTAATCTTGGCTAATTTTACTAAAACCCCAGAAAGAGAAGCTGTGGTGGATTTTGCTTTGCCTTATATGAAAGTTGCTCTTGGGGTAGTAGCTCCTAAGGGATCGGATATTAAAACTATAGATGATTTAAAAAACAAAACTTTAATTTTAAATAAAGGCACAACAGCTGATGCGTATTTTACAAAAAATATGCCAGAAATTAAAAGTATTAAATTTGATCAAAACACAGAAACTTTTGCAGCTTTAATCGGTAAAAGAGGTGATGCGTTAAGCCATGATAATGCATTACTTTTTGCTTGGACTAAAGAAAATCCAAATTTTGAAGTAGTGATTAAAGAACTTGGAAATCATGATGTCATAGCTCCTGCTGTAAAAAAAGGCGATGAGGCTATGTTGAAATTTATCAATGATTTGATTATAAAATTACAAAATGAGCAGTTTTTTCACAAAGCTTATGATGAAACCTTAAAGCCGTTTTTTAGCGATGACATAAAAGCTGATGATGTAATAATCGAAGGTGGTAAAATTTAA
- a CDS encoding MFS transporter yields the protein MQKAFKNTIYASLGGILEFYDFVLFIFFASVFAKIFFPQNDDFWPLIYTYVAFGAGYLARPFGAVVLAHFADIKGRKNVFYISMLLMVVPSFVLAFLPTYESIGLFATFMLFIIRIAQGLAIGAEVSGAWIFVSEFVSKKRLGLALGFISATLTLGLLLGNLATLSIYAYFDKEEVESFAWRIPFFIGGFFGILALFLRTKLNETPAFKNIKEKEKILNFPLLQALKTHKKSMLICAFLTVVLTSGVATLMILPQYFESLLGVSKTTALLYQNLAIVMIILGSLAQGYLADFLGHFRICLIFTVVFGAFGISFSFYNEWFLSFYLLACFAQGIIAFAPIFMTQIFTTELRSSGLSFAYNVSYAILGFLTPFVVNFMYEKYFYIYIIFIVIASLLSMFLIKVFLKQKPALKTINYKL from the coding sequence ATGCAAAAAGCCTTTAAAAATACCATCTATGCTTCTTTAGGTGGTATTTTAGAATTTTATGATTTTGTTTTATTTATCTTCTTTGCAAGTGTTTTTGCAAAAATTTTTTTTCCTCAAAATGATGATTTTTGGCCATTAATCTATACTTATGTAGCCTTTGGAGCAGGGTATTTAGCTAGACCTTTTGGCGCTGTTGTTTTAGCACATTTTGCAGATATTAAAGGGCGTAAGAATGTTTTTTATATTAGCATGCTTTTGATGGTTGTACCAAGTTTTGTTTTGGCCTTTTTACCTACTTATGAAAGTATAGGACTTTTTGCTACTTTTATGCTTTTTATTATACGGATAGCTCAAGGATTAGCCATAGGAGCTGAAGTGAGCGGTGCTTGGATTTTTGTGAGCGAATTTGTGAGTAAAAAAAGACTTGGCTTGGCACTTGGTTTTATTTCAGCGACTTTAACTTTAGGTTTATTACTTGGAAATTTAGCGACTTTAAGTATATATGCGTATTTTGATAAAGAAGAAGTAGAAAGCTTTGCTTGGAGAATTCCTTTTTTTATAGGAGGATTTTTTGGCATATTGGCTTTATTTTTGCGCACAAAGCTTAATGAAACACCAGCTTTTAAAAACATAAAAGAAAAAGAAAAAATTTTAAATTTTCCACTTTTACAAGCTTTAAAAACACATAAAAAAAGTATGTTAATATGCGCTTTTCTTACTGTGGTTTTAACAAGCGGGGTAGCTACTTTAATGATACTGCCACAATATTTTGAAAGCCTATTAGGAGTTAGTAAAACTACTGCTTTGTTATATCAAAATTTGGCCATAGTTATGATTATATTAGGAAGTTTAGCACAAGGGTATTTAGCTGATTTTTTAGGACATTTTAGAATTTGTTTGATTTTTACTGTGGTTTTTGGAGCTTTTGGCATAAGTTTTAGTTTTTATAATGAGTGGTTTTTATCATTTTATTTACTTGCTTGTTTTGCACAAGGCATTATAGCTTTTGCTCCTATTTTCATGACTCAAATTTTTACTACAGAGTTAAGATCGAGTGGTCTTTCTTTTGCTTATAATGTTTCTTATGCGATTTTAGGTTTTTTAACACCCTTTGTTGTTAATTTTATGTATGAGAAGTATTTTTATATTTATATTATTTTTATAGTGATTGCTAGTTTGTTAAGCATGTTTTTGATAAAAGTATTTTTAAAGCAAAAACCAGCATTAAAAACCATAAATTATAAACTATAA
- a CDS encoding COG3400 family protein, translated as MNKILLLADGNFAKDFLRKIHSNKTFKESLSVVYYNDESVDLDLKNEQISFYKFDPTSLVKLENLLKEEFHQAIIYMQEEADMLACYKNLRKLHPRLNIVIMDLWNSQIDDNFCEVINVYDTLSTRLTGCLDNMPSMAQFIGLGQGEVMEVKIPAGSSFAYRHISSISQKRFKIVMVYRNNEFILARPGLILMPNDSILIVGDPKVLQSVFTNVKTSLGRFPSPFGDNILCIIDMKKMSEFAIEKLIFASLLLHVRINSKKLYFKVINPTLTPMYYKLKALHKNSTEVIFDYESTNVKNIKSFVENTSIGLLVVEDYLFEKEKSFLFTLKIPVLKAGKGDFADLKSSVVLSSNFEDVEGIASIMLDLNKQIQLGLALYYYDLKLNKAEIFEYHQYFESLSKLHDEKLFLIEEKEHNPINKFSYKQNVLHFVPFNEKILGSNFNKILKTDLNTIYYKMSKNYQLFIPSL; from the coding sequence ATGAATAAAATTTTATTACTAGCTGATGGGAATTTTGCTAAAGATTTTTTAAGAAAAATTCATAGCAATAAAACTTTTAAAGAATCTTTGAGTGTTGTTTATTATAATGATGAAAGTGTGGATTTAGATTTAAAAAATGAGCAAATATCTTTTTATAAATTTGATCCTACAAGTTTGGTTAAACTAGAAAATTTATTAAAGGAAGAATTCCATCAAGCTATCATCTATATGCAAGAGGAAGCAGATATGTTAGCTTGCTATAAAAATTTAAGAAAATTACACCCAAGATTAAACATAGTTATTATGGATTTGTGGAATAGTCAAATTGATGATAATTTTTGCGAAGTGATTAATGTTTATGATACTTTAAGCACGAGATTAACAGGTTGTTTAGATAACATGCCTTCTATGGCACAATTTATAGGGCTTGGACAAGGTGAGGTAATGGAGGTAAAAATTCCTGCAGGATCAAGCTTTGCTTATAGACATATAAGCTCTATTAGTCAAAAACGTTTTAAAATTGTAATGGTTTATAGAAATAATGAATTTATCCTAGCAAGACCTGGGCTTATTTTAATGCCAAATGATAGTATTTTAATCGTAGGTGATCCTAAAGTTTTACAAAGTGTTTTTACTAATGTTAAAACAAGTTTAGGACGCTTTCCATCGCCTTTTGGGGATAATATACTTTGTATTATAGATATGAAAAAAATGAGTGAGTTTGCTATAGAAAAGCTTATTTTTGCAAGTTTACTTTTACATGTAAGGATTAATAGTAAAAAGCTTTATTTTAAAGTGATTAATCCTACTTTAACTCCTATGTATTATAAACTTAAAGCCTTGCATAAAAATAGCACCGAAGTGATATTTGACTATGAAAGTACAAATGTAAAAAATATTAAGTCTTTTGTGGAAAATACTAGCATAGGTTTGCTAGTAGTGGAAGATTATCTTTTTGAAAAAGAAAAAAGCTTTCTTTTTACTTTAAAAATTCCTGTGTTAAAAGCAGGCAAAGGGGATTTTGCTGACTTAAAATCATCGGTGGTTTTAAGCTCAAACTTTGAAGATGTGGAAGGTATTGCTTCTATTATGCTTGATTTAAATAAGCAAATCCAACTAGGACTTGCTTTATATTATTACGATTTAAAACTAAATAAAGCTGAAATTTTTGAATACCATCAATATTTTGAAAGCCTTTCAAAACTCCATGATGAAAAATTATTTTTAATAGAAGAAAAAGAACATAACCCTATCAATAAATTTTCTTATAAACAAAATGTATTGCATTTTGTACCATTTAATGAAAAAATTTTAGGAAGTAATTTCAATAAAATTTTAAAAACAGATTTAAATACGATATATTATAAGATGAGTAAAAATTATCAATTATTTATACCATCGCTGTGA
- the aroB gene encoding 3-dehydroquinate synthase yields MQVKVNLKNNTSYNVYINELEKLNFDTKVVILTNELVAKLHLDALLEKIQAKELFIIKIKDGEEYKNLQTIEYILDQMCAYKLDRKSLLISFGGGVISDMGGFVASIYQRGIEFINIPTTLLACVDASVGGKTGVNNKFGKNLIGTFYQPKAVYCESRFLKTLPLRELSAGMAEFIKMAVVFDEAILSFLENLNEDKFLNAKLDDITLAQIIRKSIELKASVVSQDEKESGLRMLLNYGHTFAHVIENQTEYKKYLHGEAVAIGMNMANVLALNLGLLSEQECQRIQNLLVKFKLPISYKISNTQEFYNAFFLDKKTHFQKINFILACGLGKACIKNDISKEDILRTLEVFA; encoded by the coding sequence ATGCAAGTTAAGGTAAATTTGAAAAATAATACAAGTTATAATGTCTATATAAATGAGCTAGAAAAGTTAAATTTTGATACTAAAGTGGTGATTTTAACTAATGAATTAGTGGCAAAGCTACATTTAGATGCGCTTTTGGAAAAAATTCAAGCTAAAGAACTTTTTATCATAAAAATTAAAGATGGTGAAGAGTATAAAAATTTACAAACTATAGAATATATCTTAGATCAAATGTGTGCTTATAAGCTAGATAGAAAAAGTCTACTTATAAGTTTTGGTGGCGGGGTTATCTCTGATATGGGTGGTTTTGTAGCAAGTATATATCAAAGAGGGATAGAATTTATCAATATTCCTACAACTTTACTAGCTTGTGTGGATGCAAGTGTGGGTGGTAAAACTGGAGTGAATAATAAATTTGGCAAAAACTTAATAGGCACTTTTTATCAGCCAAAAGCGGTGTATTGTGAGAGTAGGTTTTTAAAAACGTTGCCTTTAAGAGAACTATCTGCGGGTATGGCTGAATTTATCAAAATGGCTGTGGTTTTTGATGAAGCAATTTTATCTTTTTTAGAAAATTTGAACGAGGATAAATTTTTAAATGCTAAATTAGATGATATTACTTTGGCTCAAATCATCCGAAAAAGTATAGAGCTTAAAGCTAGTGTGGTTTCACAAGATGAAAAAGAAAGCGGTTTAAGAATGCTTTTAAACTATGGACATACTTTTGCTCATGTTATAGAAAATCAAACAGAGTATAAAAAATACTTACACGGTGAAGCTGTGGCTATAGGTATGAATATGGCAAATGTTTTAGCTTTAAATTTAGGATTATTGAGTGAGCAAGAATGCCAAAGAATACAAAATTTACTTGTGAAATTTAAATTACCTATATCTTATAAAATTTCAAATACACAAGAGTTTTACAATGCTTTTTTCTTGGATAAAAAGACACATTTTCAAAAGATTAATTTTATTTTAGCTTGTGGTTTGGGAAAAGCTTGTATAAAAAATGATATAAGCAAAGAAGATATTTTACGCACTTTAGAGGTGTTTGCATGA
- a CDS encoding mechanosensitive ion channel family protein — protein sequence MKKIFLLLFLPFLMLLAQDNIEHLEQKLNELHNNLTYNTWVIKYNNFNIYRKTQDEILALEKESLKANERNKSIIERQILILKERLELLSEYKSANFSKMVLAPEEVDKIDKLTNPLAIISAYSHIKKLRRDKEEYVNLLNSFKQTLDELIKENVLVAEIAKLVPSKEHDEYLKISNQMVRDFSQTLRFGEISYSVYEKKIQEEIEKTTASIKIQGVRAFNIVLAIIIVVAIAFLLKFIARKYIGDNDRFYTANKIINFININVIILILLFGYIENISYLVTVLGFASAGLAIAMKDMFMSMLGWCVIVFGGSFRVGDRVRVFQNNTHYIGDIIDISFLRITLYEDISLLTYTDNRRSGRIIFIPNNFIFTNLISNYTHHGMKTVWDGLDITLTFDSNHQKALEIVEEIVIKASKGYTKIAKESMSKLRNEYSIRNPKVEPRFFTFLEGYGMRISAWYMTNSYAALILRSNISKEIINEFSKHDDIKIAYPSQNLYMAKHEFIENKEDI from the coding sequence ATGAAAAAGATTTTTTTACTTTTATTTTTACCTTTTTTGATGCTTTTAGCACAAGATAATATAGAGCATTTAGAGCAAAAATTAAATGAACTGCATAATAATTTAACATATAATACTTGGGTAATTAAATATAATAATTTTAATATTTACAGAAAAACTCAAGATGAGATTTTGGCTTTAGAAAAAGAAAGTTTAAAGGCTAATGAGCGTAATAAAAGCATTATAGAAAGGCAAATTTTAATCTTAAAAGAAAGACTAGAACTTTTAAGTGAGTATAAAAGTGCAAATTTTTCCAAGATGGTTTTAGCTCCTGAAGAAGTTGATAAAATAGATAAATTAACTAATCCTTTAGCCATCATTTCAGCATACTCACATATAAAAAAACTAAGACGTGATAAAGAAGAATATGTTAATCTTTTAAATAGTTTTAAGCAGACTTTAGATGAGCTTATAAAAGAAAATGTTTTAGTGGCTGAAATAGCTAAATTAGTCCCTAGTAAAGAACATGATGAGTATTTAAAAATATCCAATCAAATGGTAAGAGATTTTTCACAAACCTTGCGTTTTGGGGAAATTTCTTATTCTGTATATGAAAAAAAAATCCAAGAAGAAATTGAAAAAACAACAGCTTCTATTAAAATTCAAGGCGTAAGAGCTTTTAATATTGTTTTAGCTATTATTATCGTTGTAGCTATAGCATTTTTACTCAAATTTATAGCTAGAAAATACATAGGCGATAATGATCGCTTTTATACAGCAAATAAAATCATTAATTTTATTAATATCAATGTGATTATTTTGATTTTACTTTTTGGGTATATTGAAAATATTAGTTACTTAGTAACTGTGCTTGGTTTTGCTTCTGCTGGTTTGGCTATTGCTATGAAAGATATGTTTATGTCTATGCTTGGTTGGTGTGTGATAGTTTTTGGTGGAAGTTTTAGAGTAGGTGATAGAGTTAGAGTTTTTCAAAACAATACGCATTATATTGGTGATATAATTGATATTTCGTTTTTAAGAATAACCTTATATGAAGATATTTCTTTGCTAACTTACACAGATAATCGAAGAAGTGGTAGGATAATTTTTATACCAAATAATTTTATATTTACCAATCTTATATCAAATTATACCCATCATGGTATGAAAACAGTTTGGGATGGACTTGATATTACTTTGACTTTTGATTCAAATCATCAAAAAGCCTTAGAAATAGTGGAAGAAATTGTTATAAAAGCTTCTAAAGGTTATACAAAAATTGCAAAAGAATCTATGAGTAAATTAAGAAATGAATACAGTATTAGAAATCCTAAAGTAGAGCCTAGGTTTTTTACATTTTTAGAAGGTTATGGCATGAGAATTTCTGCTTGGTATATGACAAATTCTTATGCGGCTTTGATTTTAAGAAGTAATATAAGCAAAGAAATCATTAATGAATTTAGTAAACATGATGATATAAAAATAGCTTATCCATCACAAAATTTATATATGGCAAAACATGAATTTATAGAAAATAAGGAAGATATTTGA
- the mtaB gene encoding tRNA (N(6)-L-threonylcarbamoyladenosine(37)-C(2))-methylthiotransferase MtaB → MKKKVYFKTFGCRTNIYDTQLLKTYIKDHIVTQNEQEADVIVINSCTVTNGADSGLRSYINGVKKNGVKVILTGCGAVSKGKDFFDKKEIFGVLGASNKDKINELISQDKAFYELGNLHFIDTKIVSNYENHTKAFVKIQEGCDFACSYCIIPSVRGKSRSMPSEEIIKQIKLLAQNGYSEVVLTGTNIGSYGSKDKNTLGKLLQEIGKVNGIKRVRLGSLEPAQIDESFKEILNEPWLEKHLHIALQHTHEKMLRIMRRRSHTQNDLALFNELSQKGFALGTDFIVAHPGESELIWQEALENFKQFKLTHIHAFIFSPRDGTHSASMSERINGEIAKERLNILKDIVVQNNYEFRKNQKNTLEILVESKKDGFYEGYDQFFNKIKITSKEDIAKQWISIEKYECKEDCNYVRLEDEK, encoded by the coding sequence TTGAAAAAAAAAGTATATTTTAAAACTTTTGGTTGTAGAACTAATATTTATGATACGCAATTATTAAAAACTTATATTAAAGATCATATTGTTACACAAAATGAGCAAGAAGCTGATGTGATAGTGATAAATTCTTGTACCGTTACAAATGGTGCTGATAGCGGGCTTAGAAGCTATATTAATGGTGTAAAGAAAAATGGAGTTAAGGTTATACTTACAGGCTGTGGTGCTGTGAGTAAGGGAAAGGATTTTTTTGATAAAAAAGAAATTTTTGGAGTTTTAGGGGCTTCTAATAAAGATAAAATCAATGAGTTAATCTCGCAAGATAAAGCCTTTTATGAGCTTGGAAATTTACACTTTATTGATACAAAAATCGTAAGTAATTATGAAAATCACACTAAAGCTTTTGTAAAAATTCAAGAAGGATGTGACTTTGCTTGTAGCTATTGTATAATCCCAAGTGTTAGGGGTAAATCAAGAAGTATGCCAAGTGAGGAAATAATAAAACAAATCAAACTTCTTGCACAAAATGGTTATAGTGAAGTAGTTTTAACAGGTACTAATATAGGAAGTTATGGTTCAAAAGATAAAAATACGCTTGGAAAATTATTACAAGAAATAGGCAAGGTTAATGGTATAAAAAGAGTAAGACTTGGGAGTTTGGAGCCTGCTCAAATTGATGAGAGTTTTAAAGAAATTTTAAATGAGCCTTGGCTTGAAAAGCATTTGCATATTGCCCTGCAACACACCCATGAGAAAATGCTACGCATTATGCGCAGAAGATCGCATACGCAAAATGATTTAGCGCTGTTTAATGAGTTAAGCCAAAAAGGTTTTGCTTTGGGAACAGACTTTATTGTAGCACACCCTGGAGAAAGTGAATTAATATGGCAAGAGGCTTTAGAAAATTTTAAGCAATTTAAACTTACGCATATTCATGCTTTTATTTTCTCACCACGTGATGGAACGCATTCTGCTTCTATGAGTGAGCGAATTAATGGTGAAATAGCTAAAGAAAGATTAAATATTTTAAAAGATATAGTTGTACAAAATAATTATGAGTTTAGAAAAAATCAAAAAAATACTTTAGAAATTTTAGTTGAGAGTAAAAAAGATGGTTTTTATGAAGGTTATGATCAATTTTTTAATAAAATCAAAATTACAAGCAAAGAAGATATCGCTAAACAATGGATAAGTATTGAAAAATATGAATGCAAAGAAGATTGTAACTATGTAAGGCTAGAGGATGAAAAATAA